Genomic DNA from Caldicellulosiruptor hydrothermalis 108:
ATAAAACTATTACCACCTTTACCGTCCCCGGTCCGTTCCAGAGGTTTACATCCCTAATAGTTCAGATAAAACACTCATCTTTTGTCAGTCTTGGCACATCTTGAACTTCGTTTACATCCCTAATAGTTCAGATAAAACTTCGAGAAGAGCTCCAAGAACTAGAAGAAGCTGAGAGTTTACATCCCTAATAGTTCAGATAAAACAAACAAGAGCTGATGATTTAGCAACGATGATTGTAGGTTTACATCCCTAATAGTTCAGATAAAACCCAGTTATAGGCATTCCTTTGCTAATCATTAAATACGTTTACATCCCTAATAGTTCAGATAAAACCAAGCACCAGAACAACAACAGTTTATGCTTGAAGAGTTTACATCCCTAATAGTTCAGATAAAACTGTTCAAAAGAATCAATAGCAAATTCGCTTCTTAAGAGTTTACATCCCTAATAGTTCAGATAAAACGTATGTGCTGTAGTTATCACAATATCACTTTTTGTGGTTTACATCCCTAATAGTTCAGATAAAACACTCATATCCTAAGAACTCTTCATAAGCAATTCCATTGTTTACATCCCTAATAGTTCAGATAAAACGAATGCATTCTCTGCAACATTCTGAGACATGTCCCGTTTACATCCCTAATAGTTCAGATAAAACATTAAAGAAAGTGTTTAACACGACAATATAATAATTGTTTACATCCCTAATAGTTCAGATAAAACCTTGATGTAAACAAAGTATTAGTAGTCTTTAAAGAGTTTACATCCCTAATAGTTCAGATAAAACCATATAAAAGCCCATAGACAATCAATTTTATGCTTAAGTTTACATCCCTAATAGTTCAGATAAAACAGAATAAGTCCAATTCAAATCCAAACTCTATGAAGCGTTTACATCCCTAATAGTTCAGATAAAACAGAATAAGTCCAATTCAAATCCAAACTCTATGAAGCGTTTACATCCCTAATAGTTCAGATAAAACAGTATTTTCTTGTTGCAATGTAAGTATCATCATAAGCGTTTACATCCCTAATAGTTCAGATAAAACCATCGTGTATTCTCTCTAACTGATGCAGTTTTAATGCGTTTACATCCCTAATAGTTCAGATAAAACTTAATCATTGATGATTTAGGAGCTGAAAATGAGACGTTTACATCCCTAATAGTTCAGATAAAACTTCTACCGCTCTTCTTCCTTTGCGATAAACAACCCAGTTTACATCCCTAATAGTTCAGATAAAACAAGCAGAAAGAGCACAAGGTTAAGCGAATAGTGGACAGTTTACATCCCTAATAGTTCAGATAAAACTTAAAAAGCTTTTAGGCTTGCAAGCCAACAACAAAATGTTTACATCCCTAATAGTTCAGATAAAACTTCTGAAGCTGAATCAAAAATTGGGCAAGCACAATAAGTTTACATCCCTAATAGTTCAGATAAAACAGTATCAGATTGGCAAGAAAATACCCAGACTTTGGACGTTTACATCCCTAATAGTTCAGATAAAACCAACAGCAGATAGGCAGACTTTTATCGTGCTTTGCAGTTTACATCCCTAATAGTTCAGATAAAACCATTGCCTGACTGTAAGCATTAATCACAGCTGCTATGTTTACATCCCTAATAGTTCAGATAAAACCTTTCTAAAACTTTACCAAACTTCTTGCTAACATACTCGTTTACATCCCTAATAGTTCAGATAAAACTAGCATTTAAGCAAAGCTATGTTTCGTATGCACAGATGTTTACATCCCTAATAGTTCAGATAAAACAAGAAATCAATCAACGTTACCATAAACGTTGAGAAAAGTTTACATCCCTAATAGTTCAGATAAAACCCACTAAAATAAAAATTACCTCATTTATTGATATAATTAGATTATAAAGCATTTACAAATTTATTGCAATAAATAAAAGTTTGCAGCAAAGGTATGGTTGAGAATTGGTTGAAAATGGTATATGTTTTGCAAATGCAGAAACGAGAAGTAATTTAAATAATACATTAAAAATACCCTTTGCTGCAAAATAGTTATATTTGTTATTTATAGAATTATTGAGTCATAATTCTTTTCTTGCCCTAATACTTTTTTGTTGCAAACCAGTTTATATTCCATTTCATAGAAGTATACTGAATCTTCTTCCTTTTCTATCACAGATAAAAGCTCTCTTTTGCATTTTTCAAGCTTTCCAAAAGTAATTTCGCCTTCAAAAACTGAATTTTGAACCCATGTAAAATATTTTTTTAAAATTTTTCTTACTTTATTTACTCTTTTTTCGTTTACATCATATGTGACAATAATGTATATTTTAAATCACATCCCTTCTGAGTCTATAAACTTTAAAAGAAAATACTCTTTTTAATTGCAGCTATAACATAAAGCATGTAAAAAGATAAAGTTCAACACATAACCTGGCATCTTTATAAACTTAATAGAATTTCTTACAAGATAAATTTTCAACTCTGCTTTTTAATTTATCACCACCATGCTCTCAAAGGCGAATAAATCTGATCTCCTATAAAATGTTTTATAAGCTTATAACACTCAAGTCTTATAAATCCTTTATATGACACATTTCTGTTTAGTTGCCTGTGCCGAACTGTAGTTTCAAGTTTGTTTTGAAACTCTTTTAAAAATATCTTCTTCCCTTCTTGATTTAAATAACAATAATTTAAATCTTCATCAAAATGCTCAAGCTCTAACTGACGGTTATTAAGAAGCTTGAATATTACAGTATCAACAATTAGTGGTTTAAAAATCTCAGAAATATCAAGGCTGAGGGAAAATCTCTTTTCACTTGGTTCATGTAAAAAACTTATGCTAGGGTCAAGCTGAGTTTGATAAATTTGAGACAAAGTGTGACTGTAAATCAAGCTGTTTCCAAACGAAATAAGAGCATTGATAGGATTTGTGGGTGGTCTTTTTTCTCTCTTTTCCATCGCAAAATCATCTGGCAGGAACTGATTAAATGACTGATAATATATATTGCGAATTCGACCCTCAAGCCCCATCAACTCTGCAATGTTTGATATATTGAACCTTCCTTTTTCCCACTCATCCTCGATTGCAATCAAAAAAGCTTCAGCTTCCTTTCTTTCTCTCAAGTTTCGCATCATATGGTATACTGCCGATTCAACAAAACAATATGCCAAAAATAACCTCTTTTCTCTATCCAGATAATGAAGTGCTTGTCTTACAACAACATCTCCAGACACATTTTTCTTGCGAGGTAAGAAGCTTCCTGTATAAAAGCCATAATAGTTGTAAAAATGAAGAATAATCCCATATTGAGAAATATAGTTTAGAGCCTTTGTGTTCAAATCGACTTCTCCAAATATGTGAATCTGTTCAACGTTTTCTATATCAATTGCCCTCTTTTCATCACCTATTTCAAAATAAAGGGTATTTTCATGCCTTTTGAGTCTTCCGTTTGAAGTAAGATATAAGCTCTTTTGCATTACAATTTTACCCCCAGCAAAACTCAAAATATGCACACGACTTGCAAATCTTTTGTTTTTGTGCAGGTGGCGGAATAGATTTTGTTGTAATTTCTTCTATCTCTTTTAAGGCCTGCTTTACCTTTTCTTCATACTCAGGGGTCAGCTTAAGCACCTCTTTTCTTTTTTCTTTCGGATAATTGATTATACCTTGCTTTTGAATTCCCTTTTGTTTGAGATAGTAAAGGTAGTACATAACCTGCATTATATCAGCTTCTTTCATTTTACTGCTATATTTTACTTCTCTGATACTGCCGTCTGATAAAATATCTATCATGATGAGATTGTCAATCAAGACTTCTTTTGTGTTCTCTTTTGGATACGAATACTCATGTAAGACCTTGCCCAGAAGAACTTTGTCTGATGTACTTTCAAAAGTTATGTTTTTGCTGAATAGCCAGAGTTTTCTTTTGCAGATGTAAAGGTAGTTGATTTTTATGCCTTGAAATTTGATTTCAGAAAATTCTTGTATATCTTCCATTTTGTTCTCACTCACTTTTTTACCATATATCAGATTGTTCCAATCCCTTTGGTGGTATCAAACCTAATTGGTCATCATATTCGCAATCAAGGATATAAAGCCCTAAATCTTTGTCATAACAGCTTGCTCCGCCTTTGGCAAAAAAGTATGCCGGGGCTGTAACGGTATATTTTCTGATGGAGGAAATTAATTCCAATTTTTCTATAGACTTTATAGACCTTGAATTTATTTTTTTAAGAGCTTCATTTATTTTTTCGATATTTTTATCAAATATTTCTCTCGGTATGCCAGAAATTGTAACAACATCTCTAAAAATCTTTTGTGCTTCAATTTTTCTATCTGCTCTGAAGCCAAGTTCTAAAAGTTCATATGCCTTTTTGAATTTACTTATAAAATTGGTACCTGAGAGTGCACCAATATCATATACATATTCATTTAGCTCTTTCTTGTCATATTCTGTAATTTTATTTCCATCAAATTTTTTCAAAAACACTTCTGTCCTGTCGACAATCTCTTTCTGATAAATTTTTCCGACCCCACTTGGACCTTTGCTCAAAATGATAACATTCGGACGTAATTCATTATATGGTCTTTTTCTGTACACCCTCCCCATTCGCTGAAGTAGCGAATCTGCCGAGGCAAGCTCTGTAAACAAGATATCATAATCTATGTCAAGTGAAGCCTCTACAAGCTGAGTTGATATTACAATACCGTTTTTTCTCTGATTTGAGATAACAATTTCCTCTTTTTGTCTCTTTTGCCCCTCTAAAAACCTTGAATGCAAAAGTTCAACAGGAATCTCTTCAAACCTTTTTAGATTTTCCTTTATAACCTGATAAACTTCCTGTGATCTCTTTACAGTATTGCATATGACAAGCACATTCTTTTGTTTTGCATATTCAACTATTTCCTCTATGCAGTCTAAAATTGAAAGCTCTTTGATTGAAATAATGTGGGAATACCTCTTTTTCAGTTCTTCATCTGAATATGCTTGTACATACTTAGCACAATCTCCAAGATGTTTTAGAATGAGTGGATTAATTGTCGCGCTCATTAAACAAAACTTGCCATTCAAGTTTATAATTTCTTCTAAAGTCTTTATTATAATCGCCAAAGATTCTGGTGAGTAGCTCTGCGGTTCATCTATTATAATCTTTGAGTATAAAAACAATGAATAAACCTTTTCAAATCCCGGCCATTTCAAAGCCGATGTAAAAATCTGGTCTCCTGTTGTAACAATTATTGGAAGACTTAAATTCTTAGCAAGATCAACGCTATCAAACAGAGCTTCTAACTCTTGATTTTCGCGCTCCAAATTCAAATATTTTTCAAGTAAATATATCATACTATCTGAGTGCAAAATCCCAACCTTATCCTCGCCAAAGATTTTTGCTAATCTCTCATACATTGCATTGATAGAAACACGAATTGGAAGAGTGTAAATGAGCTTACTTTTGAATGCCCAGTTTAGCCCAAACTCTGTCTTCCCACTGCCAGTTGGAGCAAATAAAATTACGTTTTTTTCAGAAAATTCCATCGCCTTTCTCTGAAAATCTTTAAATCCGGTAAAACTGCACTTGCTCTTCAAATAAACTTCAACCTTTTCAGGGAAATTATTAATCTTTGCCTCTTCTGCACTGATTCCTGCAGAACTTGAATGGTCAAGCCTGTGCAAAAGCCCTTTTAAAAAAATTCTAAAAATCACCTTTTTGTCCGAAAGGTCATATGAGTCTTTGAACATCAATTCTCTTAATTGATTAATTACCCTATAAGTGTAATTCGAACTTTCCACTACTTTATCCCTGTCAGGAACTGAAGGAAGTAACTCTAACAAAGGTTTCAGACTCTGATTTTCTATATACTTTGAAACATCATCATTCATGTATTTCTCAAAATATTGAGAACTAAAATCAAAACTTCTATCATGCGAAAATGCAATTGCAAAAAGTAAATTTTGAAAATCATCACAGGTAATATTGCCTTTTTCAATTTCATCTTCCAAATCGACAAAAGCTATAGATATAAAGTTATGAGGCACCTCCTTAGACAAACCCTTAACTTGAGGTACCTCATGCACTTTTGTCTTATCCCTTATTTTTTGCTGAAATTTCGAATTTGCCTTGCCCAAATCATGATATATTATTGCTAATCTTAGAAGATACTTGAGCTTCTGATAGTCTATTTGCAGCCTTTTACAACCTTCTTCAATCTCTTCCTTATATTCTTCAAACAGCTTTTCCATGTTATTTAACAAATCCATCGTGTGTTGATATATGGTTTGATATTCACTTCCTTTGTCATTTTTAAACCTCTTTGCATAAAGTTCTATACCCTTATAACTATCAATTTTCATACTCCTCATCACCTATTAAATCAATGATTATATTTTCATCATCT
This window encodes:
- a CDS encoding CRISPR-associated helicase/endonuclease Cas3 gives rise to the protein MKIDSYKGIELYAKRFKNDKGSEYQTIYQHTMDLLNNMEKLFEEYKEEIEEGCKRLQIDYQKLKYLLRLAIIYHDLGKANSKFQQKIRDKTKVHEVPQVKGLSKEVPHNFISIAFVDLEDEIEKGNITCDDFQNLLFAIAFSHDRSFDFSSQYFEKYMNDDVSKYIENQSLKPLLELLPSVPDRDKVVESSNYTYRVINQLRELMFKDSYDLSDKKVIFRIFLKGLLHRLDHSSSAGISAEEAKINNFPEKVEVYLKSKCSFTGFKDFQRKAMEFSEKNVILFAPTGSGKTEFGLNWAFKSKLIYTLPIRVSINAMYERLAKIFGEDKVGILHSDSMIYLLEKYLNLERENQELEALFDSVDLAKNLSLPIIVTTGDQIFTSALKWPGFEKVYSLFLYSKIIIDEPQSYSPESLAIIIKTLEEIINLNGKFCLMSATINPLILKHLGDCAKYVQAYSDEELKKRYSHIISIKELSILDCIEEIVEYAKQKNVLVICNTVKRSQEVYQVIKENLKRFEEIPVELLHSRFLEGQKRQKEEIVISNQRKNGIVISTQLVEASLDIDYDILFTELASADSLLQRMGRVYRKRPYNELRPNVIILSKGPSGVGKIYQKEIVDRTEVFLKKFDGNKITEYDKKELNEYVYDIGALSGTNFISKFKKAYELLELGFRADRKIEAQKIFRDVVTISGIPREIFDKNIEKINEALKKINSRSIKSIEKLELISSIRKYTVTAPAYFFAKGGASCYDKDLGLYILDCEYDDQLGLIPPKGLEQSDIW
- the cas2 gene encoding CRISPR-associated endonuclease Cas2; the encoded protein is MYIIVTYDVNEKRVNKVRKILKKYFTWVQNSVFEGEITFGKLEKCKRELLSVIEKEEDSVYFYEMEYKLVCNKKVLGQEKNYDSIIL
- the cas4 gene encoding CRISPR-associated protein Cas4; this encodes MEDIQEFSEIKFQGIKINYLYICKRKLWLFSKNITFESTSDKVLLGKVLHEYSYPKENTKEVLIDNLIMIDILSDGSIREVKYSSKMKEADIMQVMYYLYYLKQKGIQKQGIINYPKEKRKEVLKLTPEYEEKVKQALKEIEEITTKSIPPPAQKQKICKSCAYFEFCWG
- the cas1b gene encoding type I-B CRISPR-associated endonuclease Cas1b; translation: MQKSLYLTSNGRLKRHENTLYFEIGDEKRAIDIENVEQIHIFGEVDLNTKALNYISQYGIILHFYNYYGFYTGSFLPRKKNVSGDVVVRQALHYLDREKRLFLAYCFVESAVYHMMRNLRERKEAEAFLIAIEDEWEKGRFNISNIAELMGLEGRIRNIYYQSFNQFLPDDFAMEKREKRPPTNPINALISFGNSLIYSHTLSQIYQTQLDPSISFLHEPSEKRFSLSLDISEIFKPLIVDTVIFKLLNNRQLELEHFDEDLNYCYLNQEGKKIFLKEFQNKLETTVRHRQLNRNVSYKGFIRLECYKLIKHFIGDQIYSPLRAWW